tcgcattttcttttcaaacatCCTTCTTCTCCACATTTTGCCTTCGCACCTTATCCTTCTCCACACATGACGTAGATGCTTGACGAATCTTAGAAATGCTATGCTTTTAGAGAAAGGAAATGTAAGCATATGCTCGTACAATGGGTCGAGAGTGTAACCAGGAAGGGAATGCCATATAGCAGTCAACGgtaaaaaaatggaaactCGCTTTCTTGTACAGTATGTCACGATTCAGAAGGATACtgtaataaaaataaaaattaaattaaatagaaaaaataaaaagtagaaaataaaaaataaaaaaaagatagtttcaaaaaggatccttttctctttggTGACgatttcttgtttctaCATCTACGAGTTTGCTTTGGTTGACCCTTTCCTGACTTttctacttctttttcttattttattttattttaattttaatttaattttaaatttctttttattcatttcaaaCTGCTCTTTCCACGGCTTGTCCTTCTTGCCATTCTTCGATTTCCTCTTCCTGTTGTTACCCAGAAGGGAACATACAGCCTTTGTATCATAGAAATCCGGTCAACGTACGCCACTACACTTATCGTTTGCCAAACAGAAACCCATTCGAGTCTTTCCTGTAGgaccctttttttttgttgtgaattttattcttttctgtttttccTCCGTTGCAAGATACCGCTCTTCCTGTTTCAGAACGTTACTGTCGTCatctctttttccatttttccTTGTACCATTAGCTTGCTTCAATTGATTTGATTTGACTTGACTTGACTTGACCTACATTGTTCAATTGGTCTTGCATCCCTTTTCTAAAATTTGTTCTTGTGCTTCTTTGCTGTTATCTTTGTGCTTTTCTCTGTGGCCACTACGTACGCTTCAATAGGCACCAATTCGTCCTTATAGATctttgtttctctttttctttttttcttttttccctcttcttcaacctttgtttgttgtttcATCATGGCTGCTCGTCGTCTTAGTAGTAATGCTCACATTGACCTTCAACCCATCCGTCAAGGCATTCTTCTACCCTTCAATGATCGTCCCAAGGAAATGAAAGGCCTTATAGAATGTAACGAACAATATTTTCGCTCTGTTTGCGACACGGTtggtgaaaaaaaatatcagAAGCTCTTGCATCTTTGGGGGGAAACTTCACGTTCAGAAGTTTGTGACGCCGACTTGCTCATGAAAAGCCAAAGGCTTCTGCTTTGTCTTCCCGAAGACTACGACACGAAAACCACCAACGACAACCAGGGCTCTAATggttcttttcaaatcgACCATTCCCGCTATCATCTATGGAGACAATTTTGTAATGTCATTGGATACGACATGCCCACCCCGACTCCCCAAGAAGATAGCAAAGCTCATGAAACCATCCTTGAGTCTCCTAGAACGGAGGAGAATGAGGCCGTCATGTCCAGTGACTCTACCGAGGATTAACCGTTTTCGCTTTCTCTTCCAAATCATACTTGCTACTTGGGCATGTGAGACAATTTAACTTTCCTTCCTTTCTCCATCCTATTTGTTAAACTCGGTTCCTTTGGCTTTTGAACATTTCTGTTTCGAACAAATTGGATGGTTGTCCCATCACATGTCTGTcctcatttttttttccattttattGTACTAAtacatttactttttcctCCGTAtgcttttacttttacttttccttttccttttcctttttctatgATTCTATCTTTTCATCTGGCTGCTAAGATTCTTGCTTTATCAAACGAactacttttatttttatttttatttttattattattgttattgtttttcttctgttgcTCGCGTTTGTTACTATCTGCTTTTCTCATGCGCCAGATTCCCTATTCTTCCAGCAATATTGAGACTTCTGTAAACTGTTTCATGATAGTCATGACGAAtctatttaattttggtttattttttctctatcTCTTCCTCATTTTATGTACTTATTTAATCTTCAAAGTCAATTCTTTTACTACTCTATTTGCCTTTCgctttccattcttcaGTATCTTTTTCGTAAGCAACTCACTTGTACTTCACTACATAGCATGTTCCTTCGCCTTTTCGTTAGTCTTACACTGCCAAACAAAATCTACTCAAGTCATTCCTACTGGGGGGCTGTTTGTATACTGATTAATCACAATGAAGAATATGAAATCAATTCTTTATCAACACAATTAAAATGTACAGCTTTATCAAAAGTTCATGAGCTCTTGGACAACTTTTCATGATATCAAAAAGTTATGCTTAATCTAAACGTTCAAGGAACTGAATATGGAATATACGATTCCATAACTCAAAACCTCCCCGCACATATGCTTACTTTTGCGAATGCCATTTGAATCATCTATTCTAAGAACTCTTTTGGTGAGTATGATGAACAGCGTGAATGATGTGTTCCACCACCTTGGGTTCGGCAAGAGTACTTAAATCACCAATCTGATCAGTCTCGCCAGCAAGGATCTTACGGAGAATACGACGCATAATCTTTCCACTTCTAGTCTTGGGAAGATCACTGAAAATGAGTTTACGAGGAGCTGCGAAGGGTCCAATGGTAGAACGAACGCTCATAATTAGCTGCTTTTCAAGATCAACATTGGCGACTGCATTTGGTTTAAGCAGAATAAAGGCATTAATAGCTTGTCCAGTTAGTTCATCAGGGACACCCACAACAGCAGATTCGGCGACAGAATCATGAGAAATCAAAGCAGCCTCGATTTCAGCGGTACTCAAACGATGACCAGAAATATTTACAACGTCATCAACACGGCCACGAATCCAAATATAGCCGTCTTCATCACGATATGCACCATCTCCAGTAAAGTAGAAACCAGGATAAGGCTTCAAGTAGGTGTCAATAAAACGATCATGTCCTTTCCAGACAGTACGGGCAGCACTGGGCCAGCTACTGCGAATGGCGAGAACACCTTCAACCTTATTGCCTTCAATTACTTTACCGTTGAGAGGGTCAATAATTACAGCGTCAATACCGAAAAAGGGAAGTGTGGCAGAACCAGGCTTCATGGGGGTAATAGGACCCATGGAAGAGACAATATGAGAACCAGTTTCAGTTTGCCAATAAGTATCAGTTACGGCACAACGACCTTGTCCTACCACATTATAGTACCACATAAATGATTCAGGAGCGATGGGCTCACCAACGCTTCCCAAGACACGGAGAGATGAACGGTCGTACTTGACATACTCGTCACCAGCGCGCTGAAGAAGACGGATTGCAGTAGGAGCAATGTACCATTGAGTTAACTTGTGGCGTTCGACAATGTTCCAATAGCGAGAATAATCGGGGTAAGCTGGAGTACCTTCAAACACAAGGGTGGCAGAACCCATCATAAGGGGTCCGTAAACAATATAGGTGTGACCAGTAATCCAACCAACATCACCAGCACAACCCATACGGTCGGTAGGATGGAGGTCGAAAATGTATTTACAAGTGGCAGCAGCACCAAGCAAGTATCCACCAGTCGTGTGGACGACACCCTTAGGCTTACCAGTACTACCAGAAGTATAGAGAAGGAATAATGGGTGCTCAGGGTTAACGACGGCGGGAGGACAATATTTGGGGAATTTTGGTACCAAATCGTGCCACCAAATATCACGGCCTTCTTCCATGGCGGTGGAAGCATCAGGAGAACGTTGGAAAACAAGGACGTTGGTTAAAGTGGGGCAGTTAGGATATGCTCTGTTCACAACAGACTTGAGAGGAATACGTTTACCACCACGATGGCTTTCATCACAGGTGATGATGAGTTTGCAGGAAGAATCATTGATACGATCAGTCACAGATTCGGAAGAAAACCCAGCAAAAATGATAGAGTGAATAGCACCTAAACGAATAATGGCCAACATAGTAATAACAGTTTCCGGAATCATAGGCATGTAAATGGCAACGCGATCACCTTTGGTAACGCCAAGGGAAGCCAATGCACCAGCACATTGGGATACATCGGCCAAAAGTTGGCGATAAGTGATGTTGCGGCCTTCATTAAGTTCATCAGCTTCATATATCAAAGCAATGTCATTAGGACGCTCGATGGCATGACGGTCGACAAGATTATAACAGGGTGAAATTAAACCGTCAGTAAACCAAGCAGCATCAGCGTTTTCGATGGACCCTTGCTTGACAGTTTCAAAAGGCTTTTCCCAGTGGATTATTTCGCGAGCCATTTTCCCCCAGAAGGTAGTAGGATCATGTATGGATTGTTCATACATGGCTTTGTACTCCTCCATGCTGGATATGTTAGGCTTGGGAATGGAGGCATCTTTGTGAAGACGAGCAGGAGGGTCTACAACAAAAGAGTAATTGGAAGCGTGTTGAGTCATCttgtataaaaaataaaacaaataataaCTAACGGATATGTAGAAACTTAGTAAAGGATCTGTTGGGTCGTTTCCTAGAAAACCAAATAGGGCTggtcaaagaaaattaacGAGTGAGTTATTGAACGAAAATGCTAAGATTATCGACAAGTAAGAAATGAATAGTCGGAGACCAAACAAATAGTAGAGAAAAGGGAGGAATCAAATTAGGAAGCCTTAACCAAAAAAGGGTAGGGAAGACTACAAATTTATCGGTTAgtcaaaaaacaaatctaCTTTCAAGCAAAACACCCTCCATTGCTAGTTTGCTTTACAGAAACCAATTACCAGCGGAGGCGATA
The nucleotide sequence above comes from Schizosaccharomyces osmophilus chromosome 3, complete sequence. Encoded proteins:
- the acs1 gene encoding acetyl-CoA ligase gives rise to the protein MTQHASNYSFVVDPPARLHKDASIPKPNISSMEEYKAMYEQSIHDPTTFWGKMAREIIHWEKPFETVKQGSIENADAAWFTDGLISPCYNLVDRHAIERPNDIALIYEADELNEGRNITYRQLLADVSQCAGALASLGVTKGDRVAIYMPMIPETVITMLAIIRLGAIHSIIFAGFSSESVTDRINDSSCKLIITCDESHRGGKRIPLKSVVNRAYPNCPTLTNVLVFQRSPDASTAMEEGRDIWWHDLVPKFPKYCPPAVVNPEHPLFLLYTSGSTGKPKGVVHTTGGYLLGAAATCKYIFDLHPTDRMGCAGDVGWITGHTYIVYGPLMMGSATLVFEGTPAYPDYSRYWNIVERHKLTQWYIAPTAIRLLQRAGDEYVKYDRSSLRVLGSVGEPIAPESFMWYYNVVGQGRCAVTDTYWQTETGSHIVSSMGPITPMKPGSATLPFFGIDAVIIDPLNGKVIEGNKVEGVLAIRSSWPSAARTVWKGHDRFIDTYLKPYPGFYFTGDGAYRDEDGYIWIRGRVDDVVNISGHRLSTAEIEAALISHDSVAESAVVGVPDELTGQAINAFILLKPNAVANVDLEKQLIMSVRSTIGPFAAPRKLIFSDLPKTRSGKIMRRILRKILAGETDQIGDLSTLAEPKVVEHIIHAVHHTHQKSS
- a CDS encoding Schizosaccharomyces specific protein, with product MAARRLSSNAHIDLQPIRQGILLPFNDRPKEMKGLIECNEQYFRSVCDTVGEKKYQKLLHLWGETSRSEVCDADLLMKSQRLLLCLPEDYDTKTTNDNQGSNGSFQIDHSRYHLWRQFCNVIGYDMPTPTPQEDSKAHETILESPRTEENEAVMSSDSTED